In one Terriglobia bacterium genomic region, the following are encoded:
- a CDS encoding STAS domain-containing protein, translated as MAANPAVPVPLLSLEVQKTPTENIVRCSGKITSATNEQLQSTVRGLAPEKKRIVLDLTNTSFIDSSGLGALVGLYVSCRHAGSRLKLINLTPRLKDLFAMTNLAPIFEGHDDLLGHTPD; from the coding sequence ATGGCGGCAAATCCGGCGGTACCCGTTCCCTTACTCAGTCTCGAAGTTCAGAAAACACCCACGGAAAACATCGTCCGCTGCAGCGGCAAGATCACTTCCGCCACCAACGAGCAGTTGCAATCCACGGTGCGCGGGCTGGCTCCGGAAAAGAAGCGGATCGTTCTCGACTTAACAAACACCAGTTTCATTGACAGCTCCGGGCTTGGAGCCTTGGTGGGATTGTACGTTTCCTGCCGGCACGCGGGATCGCGGTTGAAGCTCATCAACCTGACCCCGCGCCTCAAGGACCTGTTCGCCATGACCAATCTGGCGCCGATTTTTGAGGGCCACGACGACCTGCTCGGGCACACGCCCGACTAA